A window from Equus caballus isolate H_3958 breed thoroughbred chromosome 8, TB-T2T, whole genome shotgun sequence encodes these proteins:
- the LOC100053468 gene encoding glutathione S-transferase theta-3-like, translating into MGLELYLDLLSQPCRAVYIFAKKNAIPFELRTVELLKGQQHSDAFVQVNPLRKVPALKDGDFTLAESVAILLYLSRKYKTPDHWYPQDLQARARVDEYLAWQHTALRSSCSRAMWQKLLGPVLLGVQVPPETLASTLAELDRNLQLLEDKFLKDQAFLTGPHISVADLVAITELMHPVSTGCQVFKSRPKLAVWRQRVEAAVGEDLFQEAHAALMKAKDLPPLDLAMREKLKAAVQVLLQ; encoded by the exons atGGGCCTGGAGCTCTACCTGGACCTGCTGTCCCAGCCCTGCCGCGCCGTCTACATCTTCGCCAAGAAGAATGCCATCCCCTTCGAGCTGCGCACCGTGGAGCTGCTCAAAG GCCAGCAGCACAGCGATGCCTTTGTCCAGGTAAACCCCCTGAGGAAGGTGCCAGCCTTGAAGGATGGGGACTTCACCTTGGCTGAGAG TGTGGCCATCCTGCTGTATCTGAGCCGAAAGTACAAGACCCCTGACCACTGGTACCCCCAGGACCTGCAGGCCCGTGCCCGCGTGGATGAGTACCTGGCGTGGCAGCACACAGCTCTGCGGAGTAGCTGTAGCCGGGCCATGTGGCAGAAG TTGTTGGGCCCTGTGTTACTGGGTGTACAAGTGCCCCCCGAAACGTTGGCGTCTACTCTGGCCGAGCTGGACAGGAACCTGCAGTTGCTTGAGGACAAGTTCCTGAAGGACCAGGCCTTCCTCACCGGGCCCCACATCTCAGTGGCTGACTTGGTGGCCATCACAGAGCTGATGCAT CCCGTCAGCACCGGCTGCCAAGTCTTTAAGAGCCGACCCAAGCTGGCAGTGTGGCGCCAGCGTGTGGAGGCCGCGGTGGGGGAGGACCTCTTCCAGGAGGCCCATGCAGCCCTCATGAAGGCCAAGGACCTGCCTCCACTGGACCTGGCCATGAGGGAGAAGCTGAAGGCTGCGGTGCAGGTTTTGTTGCAGTGA
- the DDT gene encoding D-dopachrome decarboxylase, producing the protein MPFLELDTNLPADRVPAGLEKRLCAAAAAILGKPENRVNATLRPGLAMAVNGSPEPCAQLLVSSIGVVGTAEENRGHSARLFEFLTKELGLDQDRIIIRFFPLEPWQIGKKGTVMTFL; encoded by the exons ATGCCGTTCCTTGAGCTGGACACGAACTTGCCCGCAGATCGCGTGCCCGCGGGACTAGAGAAGCGGCTCTgcgcggccgccgccgccatcCTGGGCAAACCCGAGAAC CGCGTGAACGCGACCCTGCGGCCGGGCCTGGCCATGGCGGTGAACGGCTCACCGGAGCCCTGCGCGCAGCTGCTCGTCTCCTCCATCGGTGTGGTGGGCACGGCCGAGGAGAACCGCGGTCACAGCGCCCGCCTCTTCGAGTTCCTCACCAAGGAGCTGGGGCTGGACCAGGACCG GATAATAATCCGCTTCTTCCCCCTGGAGCCCTGGCAGATTGGCAAGAAGGGGACCGTCATGACTTTTTTATGA